GTACCCGTTATTGGCTGCACCTGCGAGGTGTGTATTTCCGAAAATCCCAAAGACAAACGTCTTCGTTCTTCCGTTATGGTAACAACGGATGAAAATAAAAAAATACTCATTGATTGTGGTCCGGATTTCCGGCAGCAAATGCTTACTAACCATGAGCATACGGTAGATCTTGCCCTGATTACTCATGAGCACAACGATCATGTAATTGGATTAGATGATATGCGTCCGCTTATTTTTAAAAGCGGAAAGGATGTTCCACTCTATTGTTATTCAAGGGTAGCACATGAGATTAAAAACCGTTTTCCTTATGCTTTTGCAGATGTAAGATATCCGGGAGCTCCGGCTTTTGAACTTCATGAAATTGAAAACAAACCGTTCCAGGTTTTGGACACGGAAGTGACCCCTATTGAGGTAATCCATTTTAAAATAAGTGTCTTTGGATATAAGTTTAAAAACCTGGCCTATATTACGGATGCAGGTTTTATTTCTGATACCGAGAAAGAAAAATTAAAGAATCTGGATGTCTTGATTTTAAATTGCATCAGAAAATTTGATCCACATCCGGCTCATTTTATCCTTCCCGATGTTATAAAACTATTCGAAGAACTAAAACCTAAAAAATTATTTTTAACTCACATTAGTCACCATTTAGGCTTGCATGATATTGAAGATAAACAACTTCCATCGGGAATGCACCTTGCCTA
This Chryseobacterium sp. G0162 DNA region includes the following protein-coding sequences:
- a CDS encoding MBL fold metallo-hydrolase, whose protein sequence is MKLKFLGTGTSQGVPVIGCTCEVCISENPKDKRLRSSVMVTTDENKKILIDCGPDFRQQMLTNHEHTVDLALITHEHNDHVIGLDDMRPLIFKSGKDVPLYCYSRVAHEIKNRFPYAFADVRYPGAPAFELHEIENKPFQVLDTEVTPIEVIHFKISVFGYKFKNLAYITDAGFISDTEKEKLKNLDVLILNCIRKFDPHPAHFILPDVIKLFEELKPKKLFLTHISHHLGLHDIEDKQLPSGMHLAYDGLELNF